Proteins co-encoded in one bacterium genomic window:
- a CDS encoding NADH-quinone oxidoreductase subunit A codes for MSVLAAADRLAAGSYVPIAILLLLALLLSGAMVAASRYLGRRLKAPGKFTPYESGMDPRGDARDRFSVKFYLVAILFIIFDIEVVFLYPWAVHFKQLGLFGLVEMLIFLGILGVGYLYILGSGALDWDRGGLYERRAGDGAE; via the coding sequence ATGAGCGTTCTCGCCGCCGCGGACCGCCTCGCCGCCGGCTCCTACGTCCCCATCGCCATCCTCCTCCTCCTCGCCCTGCTCCTCTCGGGGGCGATGGTGGCGGCGAGTCGCTACCTGGGGCGCCGCTTGAAGGCGCCGGGCAAGTTCACGCCCTACGAGTCGGGCATGGATCCGCGCGGCGATGCCCGCGACCGCTTCTCCGTCAAGTTCTACCTCGTCGCCATCCTCTTCATCATCTTCGACATCGAGGTCGTCTTCCTCTATCCCTGGGCCGTGCACTTCAAGCAACTCGGCCTCTTCGGCCTGGTCGAGATGCTGATCTTCCTGGGCATTCTCGGCGTCGGCTACCTCTACATTCTCGGCAGCGGCGCCCTGGACTGGGACCGCGGCGGGCTCTACGAGCGGCGGGCGGGCGATGGGGCTGAGTGA
- the nuoH gene encoding NADH-quinone oxidoreductase subunit NuoH translates to MAELLITVVKILVIILVVLTGVAYMTLAERKVSAFIQWRLGPNRVGPWGLLQPIADGLKFVLKEDFTPPGANRALHALAPMLAMTPALLTYAVIPFGGTLPVFGHEVRLIVADLSIGILFIFAIASLGVYGIAVGGWSSNNKYALLGSLRASAQMISYEIAMGLAVIPVIMFVGSLKLTDIVAHQGANPWFVLSQPLSCLLFVIAAFAETNRLPFDLPEAEPELVAGYHTEYSSMKFAMFMLGEYVNMMTASALIVTLFFGGYHLPWVETLPFFQANAAWLALLQVATFLAKVALWLFLFLWVRWSLPRFRYDQLMGLGWRVMLPLALANLAFYGLWSLKDLP, encoded by the coding sequence ATGGCCGAGCTGCTCATCACCGTGGTGAAGATCCTGGTCATCATCCTCGTCGTGCTGACCGGGGTCGCCTACATGACACTCGCCGAGCGCAAGGTCTCCGCCTTCATCCAGTGGCGGTTGGGGCCGAATCGCGTCGGGCCCTGGGGCCTGCTGCAGCCCATCGCCGACGGCCTCAAGTTCGTCCTCAAGGAGGACTTCACGCCGCCGGGCGCCAACCGCGCCCTGCACGCCCTGGCGCCGATGCTGGCGATGACGCCGGCGCTCCTCACCTACGCCGTGATCCCCTTCGGCGGCACGCTGCCCGTCTTCGGCCACGAGGTGCGCCTGATCGTCGCCGATCTCTCGATCGGCATCCTCTTCATCTTCGCGATCGCCAGCCTGGGCGTCTACGGCATCGCGGTCGGCGGCTGGTCGAGCAACAACAAGTACGCCCTGCTCGGGAGCCTGCGCGCGAGCGCGCAGATGATCAGCTACGAGATCGCGATGGGCCTGGCCGTGATCCCCGTGATCATGTTCGTCGGCTCGCTGAAGCTCACCGACATCGTCGCCCACCAGGGCGCCAACCCCTGGTTCGTGCTCAGCCAGCCGCTGAGCTGCCTGCTCTTCGTCATCGCCGCCTTCGCCGAGACGAACCGGCTGCCCTTCGACCTGCCGGAGGCGGAGCCGGAGCTGGTGGCCGGCTACCACACCGAGTACAGCTCGATGAAGTTCGCGATGTTCATGCTCGGCGAGTACGTCAACATGATGACGGCCAGCGCGCTGATCGTGACGCTCTTCTTCGGCGGCTACCACCTGCCTTGGGTGGAGACCCTGCCCTTCTTCCAGGCCAACGCGGCCTGGCTGGCGCTGCTGCAGGTGGCGACTTTCCTCGCCAAGGTCGCGCTCTGGCTCTTCCTCTTCCTTTGGGTGCGCTGGTCGCTGCCGCGCTTTCGCTACGACCAGCTGATGGGCCTGGGCTGGCGCGTGATGCTGCCGCTCGCCCTGGCGAACCTGGCCTTCTACGGTCTCTGGTCGCTCAAGGACCTGCCCTAG
- the nuoK gene encoding NADH-quinone oxidoreductase subunit NuoK, protein MNLDHALIVSFLLFGTGIAGVLLRRNAIVVFMSIELMLNAVNLALVTFSRLRGDLDAQVLCFFVMAVAAAEAAIGLGLVIALFRRHASIDLDRATLLRS, encoded by the coding sequence ATCAACCTCGACCACGCCCTCATCGTCAGCTTCCTGCTCTTCGGCACGGGGATCGCCGGCGTGCTGCTCAGGCGCAACGCGATCGTCGTCTTCATGTCCATCGAGCTGATGCTCAACGCCGTCAACCTCGCCCTGGTCACCTTCTCGCGCCTGCGCGGGGACCTCGACGCCCAGGTGCTCTGCTTCTTCGTGATGGCCGTCGCCGCGGCCGAGGCGGCGATCGGCCTGGGCCTCGTCATCGCGCTGTTCAGGCGCCACGCGAGCATCGACCTCGACCGGGCGACCCTGCTGAGGAGCTAG
- the nuoE gene encoding NADH-quinone oxidoreductase subunit NuoE, protein MVAEAIQREIDAIVARYPDPRSALLPILHRLQREEGWLSPTAQAWAAERLGLSPAMVQGVATFYTMYNTRPVGRHLIQLCRTLSCELRGSLEIRAALKARLGIGPGETTADGRFTLVEVECLGACGTAPAMMVGEDYYENLTPAGLDAILAALP, encoded by the coding sequence ATGGTCGCCGAAGCCATCCAGCGCGAGATCGACGCGATCGTCGCCCGCTATCCCGATCCGCGCTCGGCACTGCTGCCCATCCTGCACCGGCTCCAGCGCGAGGAGGGCTGGCTGAGCCCGACCGCCCAGGCCTGGGCCGCCGAGCGTCTCGGCCTCAGCCCCGCCATGGTGCAAGGGGTGGCCACCTTCTACACGATGTACAACACCCGCCCGGTCGGCCGGCACCTGATCCAACTCTGCCGGACGCTGAGCTGCGAGCTGCGCGGATCGCTCGAGATCCGCGCAGCGCTCAAGGCGCGCCTGGGCATCGGCCCCGGCGAGACGACGGCGGATGGCCGCTTCACGCTCGTGGAGGTGGAGTGCCTCGGCGCCTGCGGCACGGCGCCGGCGATGATGGTGGGAGAGGACTACTACGAGAACCTGACACCCGCCGGCCTGGACGCGATCCTGGCCGCGCTGCCCTGA
- the nuoL gene encoding NADH-quinone oxidoreductase subunit L, translated as MDFQPFPLILLFPLLGVLANALLGRRLSLRASGGLASLMVFFSFLAAGHGFLTLRDLEPAPGQAPRLVITLWEWIASGDLRVDFSLLLDPLSSAMALIVTGVGFLIHVYSIGYMAHDRDYPRFFAYLNLFMLAMLLLVLGDNFLVLFVGWEGVGLCSYLLIGFWYDRMFTATMSTAQAGQKAFGVNRIGDFGFLIALFLIFTHFHSLRFDTVFAAALHHPASAAVMTAIGLLLLVGAAGKSAQIPLFVWLPDAMAGPTPVSALIHAATMVTAGVYMVARSHVLYALAPVALAAVAWIGALTALLAATIATQQNDIKKVLAYSTVSQLGTMFLGLGSAAFGAGIFHVLTHAFFKALLFLGAGSVIHALHEEQDIRKMGGLRRQLPITFATFLVATLAIAGFPGLSGFFSKDEILAAAFQAQPLLWGMGVLTAGLTSYYMFRLLFLTFFGASRLAPEKAAHLHESPRVMTLPLVALALLSIAGGWLGLPPVLGSHWLGGFLGPVFADLHHLEGGAHGGHLGHATEWMLMGVSTLVALGGFAVAWLRFLKPAALGDLFATPASAWQRLLADKYRIDELYDALVVRPLGRLAGFLWRWIDELLIDGLVNFSGLAVRVGGEVLRLLQTGYVQTYAFFMVLGVIVLLLRLLA; from the coding sequence ATGGACTTCCAGCCCTTCCCGCTGATCCTGCTCTTCCCGCTGCTGGGCGTGCTGGCGAACGCCCTGCTCGGCAGGCGGCTCTCCCTGCGCGCAAGCGGCGGCCTGGCCTCCCTGATGGTCTTCTTCTCCTTCCTCGCCGCCGGGCACGGCTTCCTGACCCTGCGCGACCTGGAGCCCGCGCCCGGGCAGGCGCCGCGCCTCGTGATCACGCTCTGGGAGTGGATCGCCAGCGGCGACCTGCGCGTCGACTTCAGCCTCCTGCTCGACCCTCTCAGCAGCGCGATGGCGCTCATCGTCACGGGCGTGGGCTTCCTCATCCACGTCTACAGCATCGGCTACATGGCGCACGACCGCGACTACCCGCGTTTCTTCGCCTACCTGAACCTCTTCATGCTGGCGATGCTGCTCCTGGTCCTGGGCGACAACTTCCTCGTCCTCTTCGTGGGTTGGGAGGGCGTGGGCCTGTGCTCCTACCTGCTGATCGGTTTCTGGTACGACCGCATGTTCACGGCGACGATGTCCACCGCCCAGGCCGGCCAGAAGGCCTTCGGGGTGAACCGCATCGGCGACTTCGGCTTCCTGATCGCGCTCTTCCTCATCTTCACGCACTTCCACAGCCTGCGCTTCGACACCGTTTTCGCGGCCGCGCTGCACCACCCGGCGAGCGCCGCGGTGATGACGGCGATCGGCCTGCTGCTCCTCGTCGGCGCCGCGGGCAAGAGCGCCCAAATCCCGCTCTTCGTCTGGCTGCCCGACGCGATGGCCGGCCCGACGCCGGTCAGCGCGCTGATCCACGCGGCGACGATGGTGACGGCCGGCGTCTACATGGTGGCGAGAAGCCACGTCCTCTACGCCCTGGCGCCGGTGGCGCTCGCGGCCGTGGCCTGGATCGGGGCCCTGACGGCGCTGCTCGCGGCGACGATCGCCACCCAGCAGAACGACATCAAGAAGGTGCTCGCCTACTCGACGGTGAGCCAGCTCGGCACCATGTTCCTCGGCCTGGGCAGCGCCGCCTTCGGCGCCGGCATCTTCCACGTGCTGACGCACGCCTTCTTCAAGGCGCTGCTCTTCCTCGGCGCCGGGAGCGTGATCCACGCCCTGCACGAGGAGCAGGACATCCGCAAGATGGGCGGCCTGCGCCGGCAGCTGCCGATCACCTTCGCCACCTTCCTCGTCGCGACGCTCGCCATCGCCGGCTTCCCCGGGCTCTCCGGCTTCTTCAGCAAGGACGAGATCCTCGCCGCCGCCTTCCAGGCGCAGCCGCTGCTCTGGGGCATGGGCGTGCTGACGGCCGGTCTGACCAGCTACTACATGTTCCGCCTGCTCTTCCTGACCTTCTTCGGCGCCTCGCGCCTGGCGCCCGAGAAGGCGGCCCACCTGCACGAGTCGCCGCGCGTGATGACCCTGCCGCTCGTCGCGCTGGCGCTGCTCTCGATCGCCGGCGGCTGGCTCGGCCTGCCGCCCGTGCTCGGGTCGCACTGGCTCGGCGGCTTCCTCGGGCCCGTTTTCGCGGACCTGCATCACTTGGAGGGCGGTGCGCACGGCGGTCATCTCGGCCACGCGACGGAGTGGATGCTGATGGGCGTCTCCACGCTGGTCGCGCTCGGGGGCTTCGCCGTCGCCTGGCTGCGCTTCCTCAAACCGGCCGCGCTGGGCGACCTGTTCGCGACGCCGGCCAGCGCCTGGCAGCGCCTGCTCGCGGACAAGTACCGCATCGACGAGCTCTACGACGCCCTCGTCGTGCGCCCGCTGGGCCGCCTCGCGGGCTTCCTCTGGCGCTGGATCGACGAGCTGCTCATCGACGGCCTCGTCAACTTCTCGGGCCTGGCCGTGCGCGTCGGCGGCGAAGTCCTGCGGCTCCTCCAGACGGGCTACGTCCAGACCTACGCCTTCTTCATGGTGCTGGGCGTGATCGTCCTCCTGCTCCGGCTGCTGGCCTAG
- the nuoF gene encoding NADH-quinone oxidoreductase subunit NuoF, which yields MAAFAPVLTRIVGLADAHTLRVYTREGGYRALPMALRQAPAAIVEAVKASGLRGRGGAGFPCGMKWGFLSDPARNPKPRYLVCNADESEPGTFKDRVLLRDNPHLLIEGCAIASYALGVHDCFIYIRGEYAAEARILEAAIAEAKAAGHLGRDIHGSGFDLEIVVHRGAGAYICGEETALLESLEGKRGYPRIKPPFPAVVGLYGCPTVINNVETLCCVPPIVERGAEWFAAIGREKNTGPKLYCVSGHVARPGTYEAPLGITFRELLEEHCGGMRDGRRLKAVIPGGSSTPVLTADEVLDVKLDFDGLAAAGSMLGSAAVIVMDETTDMVRVAFNLIRFYHHESCGQCTPCREGCGWLEKILARFDAGRGRAGEIAQMLDICDNMAFKTICPLGEAARMPTESYLRKFAGEFEARIGAAAVKGN from the coding sequence ATGGCCGCCTTCGCACCGGTACTCACGCGCATCGTCGGACTGGCCGACGCGCACACGCTCCGCGTCTACACGCGCGAGGGCGGCTACCGCGCGCTGCCGATGGCGCTCCGGCAGGCGCCGGCCGCCATCGTCGAGGCGGTCAAGGCCTCGGGTCTGCGCGGCCGCGGCGGCGCCGGCTTCCCCTGCGGCATGAAGTGGGGCTTCCTGTCCGACCCCGCCCGGAACCCGAAGCCGCGCTATCTCGTCTGCAACGCGGACGAGAGCGAACCGGGCACTTTCAAGGACCGCGTCCTGCTGCGCGACAATCCGCACCTCTTGATCGAGGGCTGCGCGATCGCCAGCTACGCGCTCGGGGTGCACGACTGCTTCATCTACATCCGCGGCGAGTACGCCGCCGAGGCGCGCATCCTCGAGGCGGCGATCGCCGAGGCGAAGGCCGCCGGGCACCTGGGGCGGGACATCCACGGCAGCGGCTTCGACTTGGAGATCGTCGTCCACCGCGGCGCCGGCGCCTACATCTGCGGCGAGGAGACGGCCCTGCTCGAGAGCCTCGAGGGCAAGCGCGGCTACCCGCGCATCAAGCCGCCCTTTCCGGCCGTGGTCGGCCTCTACGGCTGCCCGACGGTGATCAACAACGTGGAGACCCTCTGCTGCGTGCCGCCCATCGTCGAGCGCGGCGCCGAGTGGTTCGCCGCGATCGGCCGCGAGAAGAACACGGGGCCCAAGCTCTACTGCGTGAGCGGGCACGTGGCGCGGCCGGGGACCTACGAGGCGCCGCTGGGCATCACCTTCCGCGAGTTGTTGGAGGAGCACTGCGGCGGCATGCGGGACGGGCGCCGCCTGAAGGCGGTGATCCCCGGCGGCAGCAGCACGCCGGTGCTCACGGCCGACGAGGTGCTGGACGTCAAGCTGGACTTCGACGGCCTGGCCGCCGCGGGGTCGATGCTGGGCAGCGCCGCCGTCATCGTCATGGACGAGACGACGGACATGGTGCGGGTGGCCTTCAACCTGATCCGCTTCTACCACCACGAGTCCTGCGGCCAGTGCACGCCCTGCCGCGAGGGCTGCGGCTGGCTGGAGAAGATCCTCGCCCGTTTCGACGCCGGGCGGGGGCGCGCGGGCGAGATCGCCCAGATGCTCGACATCTGCGACAACATGGCCTTCAAGACGATTTGCCCGCTCGGCGAGGCCGCGCGCATGCCGACCGAGTCCTACCTGCGCAAGTTCGCCGGCGAGTTCGAGGCCCGCATCGGCGCCGCCGCGGTCAAGGGGAACTGA
- a CDS encoding NADH-quinone oxidoreductase subunit J → MREVFFYFFAALAVLSGLLVITRRNPLTAALYLVLAFFALAGVYVLMDAFFLAAVQVAVYAGAIMVLFLFVIMLLNLGPDDLPPIMTRRVRWLYAAASAALVLLFLGLDLGRRLPAPTPGAAGEVGAIAARLFGDYLLPFEITAVLLLVAIVGSVALAHRE, encoded by the coding sequence GTGAGAGAGGTCTTCTTCTACTTCTTCGCTGCGCTCGCGGTGCTCTCCGGGCTCCTCGTGATCACCCGGCGCAATCCGCTGACCGCCGCGCTCTACCTGGTCCTGGCCTTCTTCGCCCTGGCCGGGGTCTACGTCCTGATGGACGCGTTCTTCCTCGCCGCCGTGCAGGTCGCCGTCTACGCGGGCGCCATCATGGTGCTCTTCCTCTTCGTCATCATGCTGCTCAACCTGGGGCCGGACGACCTGCCGCCGATCATGACGCGCCGGGTGCGCTGGCTCTACGCGGCGGCCAGCGCCGCGCTCGTGCTGCTCTTCCTCGGGCTCGACCTGGGGCGCCGCCTGCCGGCGCCGACGCCCGGCGCGGCCGGCGAGGTGGGGGCCATCGCCGCGCGGCTCTTCGGCGACTACCTGCTGCCCTTCGAGATCACCGCCGTGCTGCTCTTGGTCGCCATCGTCGGGTCGGTCGCGCTGGCCCACCGGGAATAG